The genomic region TTACACGCACCCTAATTGAAACTATAGTTTTGTGATTTTGGAGGCAAGGTTTTTCTCGCAGATTGGCAGGATTATTTTATATCTTACAAATCCTGATAAATTCTGTTACTGATAACTTGATTTCCTACTACTGTAATATATATTGCTGATTCTTTTATCCCATCAATTTCAAGTGTGTGGTTGATTTGGTCGTCGAAAAAAGCGCCTACAGCACAGGTGCCTAATCCCATTGAGATGGCAGATAGATAGAGGTTTTCAGCAATATGTCCGGCTTCAATCAATGCATAACGGTAGGCACGATGATGATATTTCGATTTTGTCCTGGCAAATATAGCGGTCATAATAAATGCTACCGCAGATTTTCCAACAAACTCCTGTCCTAAACAGTGTTGTGAAAGTTTCTGACGATAGTCTCCCTGTTTTAGCAATTCTAATGAATGGTTTTCAATAGAATAATGGTATATTCCAGGTTTTATACCTTCAACCAGATGAATAACAGGATAAATTTCTATGGGATAAAGTGCCCCGGCAGAAGGTGCGGCTCGTAATCCATGTGAGCCTTTTCCTTGCGTTATCCCACTGGCATAATAAAGCAAGCAAGATAATTCTTTTAATGAAATCGGTTTTTGAATAAAATTTCGTCTCGACCTCCTTCTAATAATCGCCTCTTCAACCGATATCCCCCGATATTTAAAATCCTGTGGTAATTTAATCTTTTCTGCCTCTATGTATTTTTTGAATAAAGGCGAGGTATGTTCCTTACTCCCTCTACCTAAAAGTATATTGAAT from bacterium harbors:
- a CDS encoding SagB/ThcOx family dehydrogenase, producing MLSRRNFLSKIGLLGLGVPFFNKWFAPPDTISAPNLDIAEQYHQESRHTLFNILLGRGSKEHTSPLFKKYIEAEKIKLPQDFKYRGISVEEAIIRRRSRRNFIQKPISLKELSCLLYYASGITQGKGSHGLRAAPSAGALYPIEIYPVIHLVEGIKPGIYHYSIENHSLELLKQGDYRQKLSQHCLGQEFVGKSAVAFIMTAIFARTKSKYHHRAYRYALIEAGHIAENLYLSAISMGLGTCAVGAFFDDQINHTLEIDGIKESAIYITVVGNQVISNRIYQDL